GCGAAGCCGTAGGCGCGCGAGTTCAGGTCGGCGTAGGCCGCCACGTGCTCCTCGGTGCGGACCCGCACGAAGGTCAACTCCGGGTGCCGCGGTTCGGGCAGGGGCAGGATGTCGCCCGCCATGCCCGTACCGGAGAACGCGAGTTCCAGGCCAGCGCGTGCGGCCGCGCCGGGCAGGGCCTCGCGCGCGGGCGGAGCCAGCAGGTCTTCGAACACCCACAGGAATCCGGGCCGCGACTTCTCCCGCATGATCGCGGCGGCCGAGTCGAGGCGATCGGCGAGCAGGTCCGGCTCGATGCCGATCTCGGTCAGCGTCAGGCAGTTCCAGAACACGAACCGGGATTCCGCCCAGCGCACCGACACGCCCGGCAGGTCGCGCACGTCGGCCCGCGGATCCGCGTCGAGGACCAGAGTTCGCCAGCCGGTGCGGAGCTGGTGCATCGATTCCACCGCGTCCGCATCGATCGTCGTCACTGCTGTCGACCTCCTGGATGAGCGGCACGTGGTGGGTTCGGCGATCGGCGGCCCGGTTCCTGCGGTGGTTCGCCGCGGCCGGGCCGACTTCCCGCACCGGCGACGAGAGTATCGGGCGCGGTTCCCGCTCCGGTGCGGCTCACGACGTCTGTTCCGGTGAAACCGATCAGGAAGGGGGCCGGACGAACGGACCGTTTCAGGGAGTGGCGGAACGGGAAAGCCGAGCCCAGCAGGACGGTCCGGTCCGGCGCGGGCGTCGTGCGCGACTCGCCGGACGCGGGGCGAACAGCGACGCGGGAACGCCGACGGGAGCGCCATGGCACATCCGGGTTTCGTGATCATCGGTGCCGGGCTCGCCGGCGCCAAGGCCGCCGAAGCACTCCGCCACGAGGGCTTCGACCGCGGGATCACGCTCATCGGCGACGAACCCGACCGCCCTTACGAACGCCCGCCGCTGTCCAAGGAATACCTGCAGGGCAAGGCGGATCGAGAAACGATCTTCGTGCACCGCCCGGAGTGG
This window of the Saccharopolyspora gloriosae genome carries:
- a CDS encoding GNAT family N-acetyltransferase, which translates into the protein MTTIDADAVESMHQLRTGWRTLVLDADPRADVRDLPGVSVRWAESRFVFWNCLTLTEIGIEPDLLADRLDSAAAIMREKSRPGFLWVFEDLLAPPAREALPGAAARAGLELAFSGTGMAGDILPLPEPRHPELTFVRVRTEEHVAAYADLNSRAYGFAIEDGRDGLVGSELWRTGIHAYLGLRHGVPVTAAAALECDGRLFVVLVATAPEWERQGFGEAVTRKALHEGALATGLTRATLHATAAGAPVYPRIGFAANSPIRFYATTTS